From Candidatus Omnitrophota bacterium:
ATGGGGCGCAGGCGGCGCAGAGGTTCCCGCAGCTTGGTGGAGTATGTTCAATGACCCAAGCGTGATCGGAACAAAGGAATCCGCTATCAAGTGGAGCGGATCTTATTCCGCAAAGGCAGAGTTTGCGGGTACTGCCGGCACATGGGGCGGCTGGGGCCAGAGGATACCTTTTACGGCCGGAAACAAATTATATGTCCGTCAGCCCCTGAATATACCGGCGCCTTTGGGAGGCAACCATTCGCTGGCGACCCTGGAAATAGCGTTTGAAAGCGCGCCTGACGTTACCATAGGCTCTCCGGTTAAGGGATCGGTATCTGAGGCATACGGAAGCGAGTGGGGCGCTTGGTGGTGGGAGACAGTTGCTCCGGCAGGTACGACTTCTATCAGGTATGCCGTTCTTTTGGAGACATGGGGAAACGGCAGCGGCACTGCGTATTTTGACGATTGTTATGCCGGTGATACTCCATGGGCGCCAATTCCGGAACCGGCGAGCATGTTATTGCTAGGCTCCGGCTTACTAGGATTATTAGGTATCGCAAAAAGGAAAAATTAGAGCAATAAATAGACTCCCCGCCGGTATCCCCGCCTAAACGGTTCCCGACTCATTGACTTCTCGACGGTAATATCGTAGTATATTAAGATACGGAGAGCTAGAAAGCCGCCCTCGTTTAACATCGATTTAAATAAAAGGAGATAAGATGAAAAAGCCGGTAATTATTGCCTATGTCTTAGCTTTGGTTTTAGCGGCCGTAATAATTTACCAATTAACGGCGGCCAAACTTCCCGTAGATAATGTCCTTCCCTCCGGCGCAATAGCGTATATCCGGATCACGGATGTGGAAAAACAGATCAATGAGTTCAAGGGCACGCGGCTTTGGAAGAACATCAAAAATATCGATATAGGGAAGTTGATGGAAAAAAGCGGCGCGAGCAAGA
This genomic window contains:
- a CDS encoding PEP-CTERM sorting domain-containing protein; the encoded protein is MKKTYFLVLIVGLIFSPASPAHAGNLLVNPDFEMWGPWGAGGAEVPAAWWSMFNDPSVIGTKESAIKWSGSYSAKAEFAGTAGTWGGWGQRIPFTAGNKLYVRQPLNIPAPLGGNHSLATLEIAFESAPDVTIGSPVKGSVSEAYGSEWGAWWWETVAPAGTTSIRYAVLLETWGNGSGTAYFDDCYAGDTPWAPIPEPASMLLLGSGLLGLLGIAKRKN